A window of Vespa velutina chromosome 15, iVesVel2.1, whole genome shotgun sequence contains these coding sequences:
- the LOC124954379 gene encoding synaptic vesicle glycoprotein 2B-like — protein sequence MGLDFLADGGADFEHAITVTGFGKFHYMLLAICGLIYMDTAIGVTILSFVLPAAQCDLEMDSTAKGWLTASPMLGMVVGSYIWGCLADTKGRKVVLIATLLMDGIVGVISSFVQYYWVFLVFRFFNGFAVTGAMGICFPYLGEFQPTKYRERCLCWMEMFWTVGVILLPLIAWLIVPLDLWYESEVFHFKSWNLFVALCALPSIVLGLWLFAFPESPKFLLECGEADAALEVFKWIYAQNTGQDPETYPVKCLQEKTNNKDKSTRSLKLHKKKDLKVLFSEVWELTMSLYKPPYLRNTLLACAIQFGLTSSYYTLMVWFPELFTRFEEFEHDNPGKTTSVCIVSALSDNATNLDPYGCETTIGVNVYLHTVYIGLACIPGSIILPIFVHKLGAKFFLILSLLVSGAVTVGFYFVVNSTQNLVLSCIFEALTSLGISLVYCIIVDMFPTNLRVMAAALSLTMGRLGALVGNLIFGYLIDLACVVPIVIFAAFLFLCGFLSFILPRTGKETLD from the exons ATGG GACTCGATTTCTTGGCAGACGGAGGTGCCGACTTCGAGCATGCAATCACCGTAACAG GATTTGGAAAGTTTCACTACATGTTACTGGCAATATGCGGGCTAATTTACATGGATACGGCCATCGGCGTTACAAtactctctttcgttttaccTGCCGCACAGTGCGACCTGGAAATGGATTCCACTGCAAAAGGATGGCTAACGGCATCTCCAATGTTgg GTATGGTGGTTGGATCATATATATGGGGATGCCTGGCTGATACCAAAGGTAGAAAAGTAGTATTGATAGCTACCTTGTTAATGGACGGAATAGTCGGCGTCATTTCGTCGTTCGTCCAATACTATTGGGTCTTTCTAGTCTTCCGGTTTTTTAATGGATTCGC GGTGACCGGCGCGATGGGAATTTGTTTCCCATATTTAGGCGAATTTCAGCCGACCAAATATCGCGAAAGGTGCCTATGTTGGATGGAAATGTTCTGGACGGTCGgtgtaatattattacctC TAATTGCTTGGTTAATCGTACCGTTGGACCTTTGGTACGAATCGGAAGTGTTTCACTTCAAATCTTGGAATCTCTTTGTGGCACTTTGTGCCTTACCTTCGATCGTCTTGGGGCTTTGGCTCTTCGCTTTTCCAGAGAGTCCAAAGTTCTTGCTTGAGTGCGGTGAGGCAGACGCTGCCTTAGAAGTCTTTAAATGGATCTATGCTCAAAATACTGGTCAAGATCCTGAAACATATCCa GTTAAATGCTTGCAAGAAAAGACGAACAATAAGGACAAGAGCACGAGATCATTGAAActtcataagaaaaaagatctgaAAGTTCTTTTTTCGGAGGTTTGGGAATTAACGATGTCTCTTTACAAACCTCCTTATCTTCGTAATACGTTACTCGCTTGTGCCATTCAATTCGGGCTTACTAGCAGTTACTATACTCTTATGGTCTGGTTCCCTGAATTATTTACTAG ATTCGAAGAATTCGAGCATGATAATCCTGGCAAGACCACGTCCGTTTGTATAGTGTCAGCGCTCTCAGACAATGCAACCAATTTGGATCCTTATGGATGCGAAACAACCATAGGTGTAAACGTTTATCTGCATACCGTTTACATTGGTCTCGCCTGCATACCCGGTTCCATCATATTGCCAATTTTTGTACACAAATTGGGAGCGAAATTTTTCCTAA TCTTATCGTTGCTAGTCTCCGGTGCAGTAACCGTAGGTTTTTATTTCGTCGTAAACTCCACTCAGAATCTAGTACTATCGTGCATCTTTGAAGCTTTAACGTCGCTCGGCATCTCTTTAGTTTATTGCATAATCGTTGACATGTTCCCGACGAATCTCAG GGTAATGGCAGCAGCGTTATCTCTAACGATGGGTCGATTAGGCGCTTTGGTTGGAAACTTAATATTCggttatttaattgatttagcCTGTGTCGTTCCTATAGTGATATTCGCTGCCTTCTTGTTTC TATGCGGCTTTTTGTCATTTATACTTCCACGAACGGGAAAAGAAACTCTCGATTAA